CAGGAAAGTGAACAAGGAATGAGGAGGATTGGAGAAGTACTCAGCACTAAGAAGGTCCTTGTGGTTCTAGACGATGCTGATAATAAAGACCATATTAAGAGACTAATAGGAAACAATTCATTACATTCAGGATCTAGAATAATTATTACAACGAGAAACCATACTATTTTACAAGGTCATGAATTTAAAGATGAAATTATACAGTATGAGATGCTTGAGATGGATGATGCTTCTGCACTTGAGCTTTTTTGTCGGCATGCCTTTGGAAAAACCTTTCCTTCGGATGATTATCATGCGCTTTCCAATGAGATTGTCTCAAGTACAGGAGGGCTTCCTTTGGCTGTTGAAGTGATAGGTTCGTTACTTAATAAGAAAGACAAAGCATTTTGGGAAGAGACTATGATCAAGTTAAGGAATGTACCTGAGGAAGAGATTCTGGAGAAGTTGAGGATTAGCTATGACGACCTAAATGAACATCagcaacaaatttttcttgatatagcGTGCTTCTTTTTCAATGAGAAGAAGACCGATGCAATTTATATGTGGGCCGATTGTGATTTTTATCCGGTAAGAGGAATTGATGTCCTTACCAGTAGGTGCTTAATAAAGATATTTAACGATGATAAGTtctggatgcatgatcaactcaTATACATGGGAAGGCGAATCGTCCATCAAGAAAGTCCAAATGACCCTAGCAAGCGAAGTAGGGTGTGGATTGCAAAAGAAGCCCTTGAAATAATAAGAACTGAAGAGGTAAGTAAGAAATGTCCAATTTTCAAATAGACGTTGTATATTCTAAGATAAAGGATTCCTATTTGATTTAggatgttttcatttttcttatccaTTCAAGATTGTAAACCATAGTGGTTGGAAGTTGACTAACTTATTCACACCATTGGAAAATTTCACTTGCAGAGGAAGAATGAAGTTGAAGCACTTGAGATAGAAGGATCTCTTGGTATTTATACAGGGTTTATACATATCACAAATGAAGAGTTTGAAAAGTTTCCAAACCTAAGATTCCTCAAGTTAAAATTGGCAACTTTTATTGGGGACTTTGCAAGGTGTCATTCAAAGTTGAAATGGATTTCTTTGCACAGTCCTTCGCATTTGATAACTGATTTCAGGGCAAACAATATCTATTTCAATGATCTTGTTGTTTTCAAACTTGACTACAATTACTTCAAAGATGATTCAAAAGCATGGGACTTGATCAAGGTAAATCACATGTTTTGATTCTAGTCTAATGGTCCCAGTGTTACTATGCATTGGTTCTTACACTTGACATGCCATCCTTTTTACAGGGGGCACGGAAGTTGAAAGTTCTATCTCTTAGGTGGTGTGATGGTATAACGACAATCCCAAACTTCTCTGAGTGCTTGGAATTAGAGAGGTTGACTATtgcaaattgccaaaatttaaagaaaattgaaagtttcatCGGAAAACTACAATCCTTAATTGAGTTAGAGATTGAAGGCTGCCGATATCTTACTGATTTGCCTGATGAAGTGGGGGCACTAGGTAAGCTTGAGTGCTTCTCATTGCGAGGATGTTTTGGGTTGAGAGAGCTCCCAGGCTCACTTAGGAATTTAACCTCATTGAAAGAGTTGGACTTATCGAATACAAGCATAAGGGAACTTCCCAACTCGCTTGGGAATTTAACCTCATTGAAAAAGTTGGACTTATCGAATACGAGCATATGGGAACTTCCCAACTCACTTGGGAATTTAACCTCATTGAAAGAGTTGGACTTATCGCATACGAGCATAAGGGAACTTCCCAGCTCGCTTGGGAATTTAACCTCATTGAAAGAGTTGGACTTATCGAAAACGAGTATAAGGGAACTTCCCAGCTCCATTGGAAAGTTAAAATCATTATGCGTCCTCCGTTTCGCAGTACGACATAGGGAGAATCATGCTTGGTATTTACCTAAAGGCATTGGCATGTTGATAAATCTTGAAGAGCTAGATCTCTCTGGGCATAAAGAAATGAAAGGTGAAATTCCTTATGGAATTGAAGGATTGTCATctttaaaaatcctaaatttaaaaTCCACCGGTATTTGCGGAATTCCAAAGACAATCGACATGCTTCATCACCTCCAAATGCTCGATTTATCGAATTGTCATGACATTCAAGAGTTGCCGAAGTTTCCCACAAGTTTGACTTGTCTACGTATTCAATCTGAATCATTGCTCTCGGTACCCAATTTGTCGTATCTTACTAGGTTGGATGAATTGCAACTGAGTAATTACAAATTTGCTGGAGGGATATCAAAACCGATCACAGGATGCAATTTATGTTGGATTGAGGGGTTATCTAAACTGAAAAAGTTAACGTTATGTTTGCTTGGCGTCCTTGGACCTTTAGAGTTGGCTTATCTTCCTCATCTAGAATTCCTTAATTTGGCAGGCCTAGACTTAAAAACCCTCATGCAGCTTCCGTCCTCCACCAGCAGTTGGAAGTATTTGTGGACTCTATCGATCAGTCATTGTGAAGTCGAAGACATTTTACTCGAGGGACTTCCACAACTAGAAGAATTAAATGTCCATTCTTGTATACGGCTTCAGAGATTATTCATTCTTTCGAAATTACTGAAGCTACGACGAGTGAGTGTATCATTGTGTCGAGAGCTAGTTGAGATACGAGTTGTGGATCTTTCGGAATCATTGAAAATCATGGACATTCATCATTGCGAATCTTTGACAAGAATAAGTGGGTTGTTATACTTGAAGAACCTAGAGAGTTTGAAAATCCATGGCTGCCATGTACTTACTAATGTTGAGGGCCTTGCCGAGCTAGAGTCTCTGAAATACTTGGAGGTCGCAATGTGCAAGTCATTGGGAAGGTTGATTGATGCATCTTGCACAAAAATACCAGATAATTGCCTCGCCTATATAAGTAAATGTGGAGACCATATCAAAGATTTTGGTCATTTACATGGAAAGCTGCCCCTGAAGCTTTATAAAGAAGACATTCTTCAGGTACGGCAATGTGTGGGACTTTTGCATGCTTCCTTTTTAGGCCAAATATCCTCCTTTCTTTAGCGACATGATATCTGCCTTTTCAAAGTTGCCATTTTTTTGTTGCACGCTAATGTCTTAGGTGGTTGATTTGTTTCCTTACATCAGTCACtcatctcttcttcctttttggtgTTGGATAGTCTTAGTTGTTTAGTATTGCTAGCAAACTAATATAATCActctaaatattaaattaatcagAATTACTTTTCATAGATAACATGCTAGATGACAGATCATAAATTATTGATTTCAAAAACATTATATGATTCCTTTGcaactatttcttttttaagttttgcaATAGGCATAATTAATGCACAAATATAATATCGCGCATGTAATAAAGGTAATTATGGActatttaatttgattatctCATTAATGCGGTATGGAGAAATTACTGTCCAATTCATAGCTGTacaatagaaaatttaaaagaaaaagaaaaagaactcatTAGATTCTACCAAGTGTTGCCACATGGGAAAGCGAATGAAGGCAGATAAGTTGTGGCATATATGTTGATATTATGATAATTAATCTCTTGTAAATTCGTTGTTTCCCTCTCAAGTAAGCATAATTGTAATGTTTGTTTTGCCTTGTTCTTTGTTATTCCTGTTAGactaatttatgcaatttaatataGGGCTAATCCATTTACTTGCAGATTAATCAAAAACTGTGTTACGCATTTATTTGGTGTTTTGCCGGTGCATGCACATTCAGTGGACTTGACTAGCTTTCCATTTTTGGCCACCAATGAGCACATAgtcatatgtatatatgtacatacatattatgttttgttttttatgttttatgtctttacatttttgtgatttgtagattcaatttttttatatctagattatttattttatctagagtaaaaatttctactctGTTAAATGCATTTATGTCTTGTTTCCAAAGGATTGTCTAGTGAATGTTGgatatagaaaaacaaaataatgatTCAAAAATTAACTAATGTATCCATTCATATAGAAAGTGAGTAGTTACAATCTTCAAATAAAGAGCGAAGGGTAGTTAATTTGTGGTATATATGTTTGATATTATGATGATCCACCTCCTATGAATCTGTTGTGTTGGCCTCTTGAGTAAAGATActtagaatgtttgttttgcctctttctttaataattttgttgaaatgtttatgcATTTTAATTCAGAGCTGATCTATCCACTTGTAGTTTAAGCGATAACTGTGAGTCACATTTATGTACCGCTTTGCCGGTGCATGCATAAATAGTGGGCTTGACTTGCTTTGTATTTTCGGCTACCAGTGGGCTTGAGTTGCTGTCAATGCAATTTTAGCACCACTGCAAATCGCGAACATGCAggattgtcattttttttaatagtacaTGATTATTTCAAAGTAAATCGAAGCGCGTATTGCTTGAACAAATAATCATATATTATATCAGGATGTAACTTTTATATgagcaaataaattatttctctAAAAAATGCAACTTATGGACGAAAAGAGACACTATTTGATTTTGAAGCATATTTTTTTACATATGAAAAGAATACAACATACAGACTTTCTTAGACTGATTTAAAACAATGTGTCCCGTTGTTAGGGGATTTTCATACGAAtatgaaaagtagaaaatagaACTCCTTTTCAGTTTcgaaatgcaaaaaaaaagaatttatatcAGTATtataattgaaataaatatCTAACAATTAAAAGATAGTAAAACGTGAAGTAcataaaattactaaaaaagagGAGACTATCGTAATTAAAGTGAATACAAGATGAAGGTTAAGTTCACTAAAATAACAGTATTAAAGTTAGAAACAGAAACGGAACTTGATGGGATAGCAAGACttactcctcttttttttttttctttttggctttgcTGGGCATGGTATGGAATGATTAGAGCAAACgatgataaattttaaagaaggaaagctaataaatcaattttataagtAAACCGTCCAAATTCTAGCGGAACAAAGCATGTTGAGTTAATCGTCTGCTCTTGATTCCAATCTGCTCTTCATTTCCATGTTCAGAATGAGGCTGAAAGGGACGTTTCAAGGCCTGATGAAGACTCGGACTCTGCATCTGTGGATGAAAGCGAAACTGATGGCAACTCCTCCATTGATGATTTCCAACCAGAGCCAACCAATGCTGAATGTTTTGAGGCCCCAGGGAATAGAAGCCAAATGAAGGACGAAAGGGTTGGGCACTCCGGCGCTGTCAATGGAGGGAAAACGACAAGTATGGAAAATagaaaggaggagaaggacGAGAGTGGGGAACCTGCCAACCAAAGTGATGTTGTTTGTTGAAATTATTGATCCATTTTCAACAAATCTAGAAGTTTCTAGCTTAATGGAGAACGAACTTGAAGACACGTGAAGAAGCCTCAAGCtgatcaagaaaaagaagggcacacaataaaataatattttagaaGTTGCTGGAGTTTTCAAGAGAACAAGCTCTACGTGCATGGGAAATTTGTGCATGAAAATCTTggaagaaaagtcaacaaaagtggcTGAGAGTTgtaaagaacagaaaaatacagaaaaatggagaagccACCGGAAGATGCGGGAGAAGTCGCAACAAAAGAAGACAAGAAGCCAGctgtaattttatattatttttgtacTCAATGTCGGTGGATTATGGCGGTGattcacgcctataaataggcttgaATGTTGATCATGTGAGTGCGTGAGAGGTTACCTCCACCTTGAATGTAGGGGTGAACTCTTCACCGTGAAAGGTCTTAGACCTTCATTGTACTTTCATCAAATTAGTTTGTTTAACTAATAAAACTATTTCCCCCATATCTCATGTCCTATATCCCTCAAATCATCCTACCTTGTCCCTTGTTCATCCTCCACAAAATATACTATACACATGCACACATCACAAACCAAAAACTATAACcaataccaaaaccatgcttccgcacGCAACGCGcaaattcaaaaacatttaatttttaacatggtatcagagccagacGCACCCAGGTTCGTAACTGAACCAGGTGTAAAGGATCGTGAAGCCAGAGATAGGCACATCGGATGGTTATGGGCGTttgtcctcaccatcctcaactAAGAAGGCCAGAGCCCGAGCGAGAGCCAACAGAGCTAGAGCCGGAGCGTGAGCTGTAATTAAAGGCCGAGCCCGAGCGAGAGCCAAGAGAGCCgtgagccgagccgagccaaaACCAAAGCCGGAGCCGGGAGCCGAGCCTACGAGAGCCGAGAGCGAGCCCGAGCTAACAACTACAACTAAATGCATTTTGATGTTCCGAGACATATGGGACATCGTTGAAGAAAAGACATGCGTATTCAAAGGCAAGTGCAAGTGTTTCAACAAGAGAATGCAAGGGATCGTGGAACGAAGACAGAATAAAAGGCATGAGATAAATTACAAGAGAAATTTCAAGGTACGTTCGAGACTTTATAACATAAGTCTAGAATATCCCGAAAATggatcaagggggagtgttggaaattatTGATCCATTTTCAACAAATCTAGAAGTTTCTAGCTTAATGGAGAACGAACTTGAAGACACGTGAAGAAGCCTCAAGCtgatcaagaaaaagaagggcacacaataaaataatattttagaaGTTGCTGGAGTTTTCAAGAGAACAAGCTCTACGTGCATGGGAAATTTGTGCATGAAAATCTTggaagaaaagtcaacaaaagtggcTGAGAGTGgtaaagaacagaaaaatacagaaaaatggagaagccACCAGAAGATGCGGGAGAAGTCGCAACAAGAGAAGACAAGAAGCCAGctgtaattttatattatttttgtacTCAATGTCGGTGGAGTATGGCGGTGattcacgcctataaataggcttgaATGTTGATCATGTGAGTGCGTGAGAGGTTACCTCCACCTTGAATGTAGGGGTGAACTCTTCAC
This genomic stretch from Eucalyptus grandis isolate ANBG69807.140 chromosome 3, ASM1654582v1, whole genome shotgun sequence harbors:
- the LOC104440074 gene encoding disease resistance protein RUN1-like isoform X2; amino-acid sequence: MANSGTRSSSDAARASGGEYQVFLNFRGLDTRYGFTEFLYHGLRDAGVRVFMDENELSVGEVIAGNLLHAINNSMIYIPIFSQNYASSKWCLRELAHIIDNVSQSKGKKSILPIFFHVKPEDVQLKTPLYSDALLEHKKLFPDKVEAWREALVKVDEIKGWAITKDQSQATIVKLVVKRVLEKLKLKQRLVPEHLVGLDDRVKHLTELLDVNHRDVRLIGIYGMGGIGKTTVAKVVFNELLSHFGKCSSFLENVREKMSTEDGIVQLQKKLLSDIADSGSAEGVQESEQGMRRIGEVLSTKKVLVVLDDADNKDHIKRLIGNNSLHSGSRIIITTRNHTILQGHEFKDEIIQYEMLEMDDASALELFCRHAFGKTFPSDDYHALSNEIVSSTGGLPLAVEVIGSLLNKKDKAFWEETMIKLRNVPEEEILEKLRISYDDLNEHQQQIFLDIACFFFNEKKTDAIYMWADCDFYPVRGIDVLTSRCLIKIFNDDKFWMHDQLIYMGRRIVHQESPNDPSKRSRVWIAKEALEIIRTEERKNEVEALEIEGSLGIYTGFIHITNEEFEKFPNLRFLKLKLATFIGDFARCHSKLKWISLHSPSHLITDFRANNIYFNDLVVFKLDYNYFKDDSKAWDLIKGARKLKVLSLRWCDGITTIPNFSECLELERLTIANCQNLKKIESFIGKLQSLIELEIEGCRYLTDLPDEVGALGKLECFSLRGCFGLRELPGSLRNLTSLKELDLSNTSIRELPNSLGNLTSLKKLDLSNTSIWELPNSLGNLTSLKELDLSHTSIRELPSSLGNLTSLKELDLSKTSIRELPSSIGKLKSLCVLRFAVRHRENHAWYLPKGIGMLINLEELDLSGHKEMKGEIPYGIEGLSSLKILNLKSTGICGIPKTIDMLHHLQMLDLSNCHDIQELPKFPTSLTCLRIQSESLLSVPNLSYLTRLDELQLSNYKFAGGISKPITGCNLCWIEGLSKLKKLTLCLLGVLGPLELAYLPHLEFLNLAGLDLKTLMQLPSSTSSWKYLWTLSISHCEVEDILLEGLPQLEELNVHSCIRLQRLFILSKLLKLRRVSVSLCRELVEIRVVDLSESLKIMDIHHCESLTRISGLLYLKNLESLKIHGCHVLTNVEGLAELESLKYLEVAMCKSLGRLIDASCTKIPDNCLAYISKCGDHIKDFGHLHGKLPLKLYKEDILQNEAERDVSRPDEDSDSASVDESETDGNSSIDDFQPEPTNAECFEAPGNRSQMKDERVGHSGAVNGGKTTSMENRKEEKDESGEPANQSDVVC
- the LOC104440074 gene encoding disease resistance protein RUN1-like isoform X1 is translated as MANSEAGSSSDAARAIGGEYQVFLNFRGSDTRYGFTDFLYHGLVDAGVRVFMDETELGVGEVIGENLLRAINNSKIYIPIFSQTYASSKWCLRELVHIVDNASKSESQKSIFPIFLDVEPEDIKLKTPRYSDALLEHEKKFPVEVKLWRKALAEVDEIKGWNVKKDESQATIVKLVVKRVLEKLKLKQRLVPEHLVGLDDRVKHLTELLDVNHRDVRLIGIYGMGGIGKTTVAKVVFNELLSHFGKCSSFLENVREKMSTEDGIVQLQKKLLSDIADSGSAEGVQESEQGMRRIGEVLSTKKVLVVLDDADNKDHIKRLIGNNSLHSGSRIIITTRNHTILQGHEFKDEIIQYEMLEMDDASALELFCRHAFGKTFPSDDYHALSNEIVSSTGGLPLAVEVIGSLLNKKDKAFWEETMIKLRNVPEEEILEKLRISYDDLNEHQQQIFLDIACFFFNEKKTDAIYMWADCDFYPVRGIDVLTSRCLIKIFNDDKFWMHDQLIYMGRRIVHQESPNDPSKRSRVWIAKEALEIIRTEERKNEVEALEIEGSLGIYTGFIHITNEEFEKFPNLRFLKLKLATFIGDFARCHSKLKWISLHSPSHLITDFRANNIYFNDLVVFKLDYNYFKDDSKAWDLIKGARKLKVLSLRWCDGITTIPNFSECLELERLTIANCQNLKKIESFIGKLQSLIELEIEGCRYLTDLPDEVGALGKLECFSLRGCFGLRELPGSLRNLTSLKELDLSNTSIRELPNSLGNLTSLKKLDLSNTSIWELPNSLGNLTSLKELDLSHTSIRELPSSLGNLTSLKELDLSKTSIRELPSSIGKLKSLCVLRFAVRHRENHAWYLPKGIGMLINLEELDLSGHKEMKGEIPYGIEGLSSLKILNLKSTGICGIPKTIDMLHHLQMLDLSNCHDIQELPKFPTSLTCLRIQSESLLSVPNLSYLTRLDELQLSNYKFAGGISKPITGCNLCWIEGLSKLKKLTLCLLGVLGPLELAYLPHLEFLNLAGLDLKTLMQLPSSTSSWKYLWTLSISHCEVEDILLEGLPQLEELNVHSCIRLQRLFILSKLLKLRRVSVSLCRELVEIRVVDLSESLKIMDIHHCESLTRISGLLYLKNLESLKIHGCHVLTNVEGLAELESLKYLEVAMCKSLGRLIDASCTKIPDNCLAYISKCGDHIKDFGHLHGKLPLKLYKEDILQNEAERDVSRPDEDSDSASVDESETDGNSSIDDFQPEPTNAECFEAPGNRSQMKDERVGHSGAVNGGKTTSMENRKEEKDESGEPANQSDVVC